A region of the Orenia marismortui DSM 5156 genome:
AAACATTAAGTTATAATATTTACTCTTAGACTCTTTGTTACTACAATACCCCGCAAAGAATATTAACAAAGATGCAGTAATAAAGAGATTCATCATCATATCCATTCTGACAAAAATCGACATTCCAAAAAATAGAAAACTACTTGCTAAAACTAATGAAGTTAATAATGCATATTTAAATTTCATAAATAATTTAGCTGTTAGAAAGGTTAGTATTACAACAATTATTGAACTAATTATACTCGGTAATACCATAGCTAATGTTGAATAAGTTCCAAAAATCATCTTAAATAAATTTAAAACCCAAAAATAAGCAGGTGGCTTATCAGAATAAAATTTTCCGCCTAGCTGAGGAACTAACCATTGTTGATTAGCTAGCATCTCTCGAGCGACCTCTACATATCTCAATTCATCGCGATAATGTAAATCACGATAAACTGCTGAGGGGATATACATAAACCCACAAAACATAATGATTACTAGCAATGACAATATAATCTTCTCTTTATTAATATTAATCTTCATCCCCCTCTCTTTCATTATCTTTATTAATTAAAATTAAATTTCTTAAATAGATAAAAGAACCTGCCGCCTGCCCCAAAATAAATACAGGATCTCTTTGATGAATAGCATAACTTAATAAAGTCAGACTACCAGCAATGCTCAAATACCAAAATACATTAGGAATAACACTCTTTTGGGCCTTCTCTGAAGCTATCCACTGAATAATAAACCGTAAAGAGAAGATTGCTTGTCCAATTAATCCAATCCCTATCCATAACATTAGTTATCTTCCCCTTTAATCTGATAATTTATCTGTCTGCTCTGCATCCACCTTACAGCTAAGGTATCCTTCAAACCTGCCCAAAGTCGATTACTAATTCCATATTTAGATTTACCCTCATGTCTAGGATAATGATTAACTGGCACCTCTACTACACTATAACCTTTCATTTTAGCCAAAGTAGGAAAGAAGCGATGCATCCCTTCAAACAAGTTATAATCCTTAACCACTTCATTTCTAAATAATTTCAAAGGGCATCCTGTATCAACTATCTCCTCAGCAGTTAACCAATTTCTAACCCCATTGCCAATTTTTGAGGATATCTTCTTAATAATTGTATCTTCACGGTCTACCCTTACTCCACAGACTAGATCATACTCTTCAATTTTAGTTAATAATTTAGAAATATCTGCTGGATCAACCTGTAAATCGGCATCTAATGTAGCAACTAATCTACCTTCTGCTTTATCAAAGGCTGCTGCAAAAGCAGCAGTCTGTCCATTGTTTTCCGTAAAATGATAAACTTTAACCACTTCATACTCTACAGCCAACTGATCAAGTAAGTCACTACTCCCATCAACACTTCCATCATCAATATATATAATTTCAAAGGATTCAACCTCATTACTTATTGCTTCTATAATCTTCTTAGTTAATGGTATTAAATTACCATATTCATTATAAACTGGTGCAACTACTGACAATTCTACTTGATAATCCTTCATTATATATCTCTCCTTCTTTTTTAGAATCTATTTATATATTACTTTAAGCCATTGAATTTCCCTTTTTAGCCCTTCTTTTAAATCTATCTTAGGCTGATAATCAAGCTTCTTTCTAATCTTACTTTCATCTGCTTCAGTATGTCTAACATCACCTTTAGCAACTGCTTTATATTCACGTTTAGCTTTCTTCCCAATTATATCTTCCATAATATCAATCGTTTCATTTAGTGTAATTCTTTCTCCAGCACCACCTACATTAAAGACTTCACCTCTTATATCACTTAAAGCTGCAAGTATATTTGCTTCCACTATATCACCAACATAAGTGAAATTTCGTGATTGCTCTCCATCACCAAAAATAGTTAACTTTTTATCCTGTAAAATAGCCTTTATAAAAATATGAAAAGCCATATCTGGTCTTTGTCTCTCCCCAAAAACCGTAAAATATCTCAATGATATTGTTGGAACACCAAAATTCTTCCAATATAAATAACATAAGTTCTCTGCTGCTAACTTTGATACACCATATGGTGATACTGGCTGTAAATAATTATTTTCTCTCATTGGTAGTTGATCAGTATCACCATAAACTGATGATGAAGAGGCATAAACAAACTTTTTAATTTTTGATTCTTTAGCAGCTTCTAATAATTGTTGAGTTAAACGAATATTATTATCGGTATAAATATCAAAATTACTTCCCCAACTAGCTCGAACCCCTGCCTGAGCTGCTTGATGATAAACATAGTCTACTCCTTCTAATAGTTCTACTAGATCCATATCTAATAGATCTTCTTCAATAAAATTGAAATTCTTATCTTTAATAATAGACGCTAAATTCTTTTCTTTCAGCTCACGAGAATAGTAATCAGTAAAACAATCTACCCCGATTACTTGCTCCCCTCTTGCTAATAATTCATCAGCCAAATTAGAAGCAATAAATCCAGCTACTCCTGTTATAAGATGTATCATCTTTTTACACTCCTTTGTATATTATTAAATTTAAAATCATAGTTAATAGCTGTTGATGAGTATAGTGCGATACTTTTAGGTGATAGGTCATAGGGGATAGTAAGGTCTTCCTACCTCCTATTTCCTAACGCCTAACTCCGAAAGTGTCGTTTTATCTTTCTTTTCTATTAATTTCTCTATTAAACCTACTTATAAAACAACTAATTTATCTACTTTGTGGAAGGAAGATAGTAAAGGTACTTCCTTGATTAACTTCACTTTCAATTTCAATATTACCCTTATGCAATTTAATAATCCACTGACAGATTGATAAACCTAATCCACTACCACCACTAGCCCTAGAACGA
Encoded here:
- a CDS encoding NAD-dependent epimerase/dehydratase family protein; amino-acid sequence: MIHLITGVAGFIASNLADELLARGEQVIGVDCFTDYYSRELKEKNLASIIKDKNFNFIEEDLLDMDLVELLEGVDYVYHQAAQAGVRASWGSNFDIYTDNNIRLTQQLLEAAKESKIKKFVYASSSSVYGDTDQLPMRENNYLQPVSPYGVSKLAAENLCYLYWKNFGVPTISLRYFTVFGERQRPDMAFHIFIKAILQDKKLTIFGDGEQSRNFTYVGDIVEANILAALSDIRGEVFNVGGAGERITLNETIDIMEDIIGKKAKREYKAVAKGDVRHTEADESKIRKKLDYQPKIDLKEGLKREIQWLKVIYK
- a CDS encoding lipid-A-disaccharide synthase N-terminal domain-containing protein codes for the protein MLWIGIGLIGQAIFSLRFIIQWIASEKAQKSVIPNVFWYLSIAGSLTLLSYAIHQRDPVFILGQAAGSFIYLRNLILINKDNEREGDED
- a CDS encoding glycosyltransferase family 2 protein yields the protein MKDYQVELSVVAPVYNEYGNLIPLTKKIIEAISNEVESFEIIYIDDGSVDGSSDLLDQLAVEYEVVKVYHFTENNGQTAAFAAAFDKAEGRLVATLDADLQVDPADISKLLTKIEEYDLVCGVRVDREDTIIKKISSKIGNGVRNWLTAEEIVDTGCPLKLFRNEVVKDYNLFEGMHRFFPTLAKMKGYSVVEVPVNHYPRHEGKSKYGISNRLWAGLKDTLAVRWMQSRQINYQIKGEDN